The Clostridium sporogenes genome contains a region encoding:
- a CDS encoding sulfite exporter TauE/SafE family protein — translation MIVKIVFGILLILTLYFAFIFFKDFVKNSKEGNLEEISFWKAGVVGFIANFFDTLGIGSFAPLTAMLRFLKLTEDRVLPGTLNVSCTIPVVTEALIFITVIKVDPVTLFAMLISATVGAVVGAGIVSKFDEKKVQLGMGIALMIVACLMLASQLKLMPVGGTAIGLTGGKLVIAVIANFFLGALMTLGIGLYAPCMALVFALGMSPKVAFPIMMGSCAYLMPAASAKFVKEGAYNRKASMAITIFGIIAVLIAAYIVKELPLNILTWLVIVVIIYTSTTMFKAYSKGKI, via the coding sequence ATGATAGTAAAAATTGTTTTTGGGATTTTGTTGATTTTAACTCTTTATTTTGCATTCATATTTTTTAAGGATTTTGTAAAAAATTCAAAAGAGGGAAATTTAGAAGAAATAAGCTTTTGGAAAGCTGGTGTAGTAGGGTTTATAGCTAATTTTTTTGATACTCTAGGAATAGGTAGCTTTGCACCTTTGACTGCTATGCTTAGATTTTTAAAATTAACAGAGGATAGAGTTTTACCAGGAACCTTAAATGTCTCCTGTACAATCCCGGTTGTAACAGAAGCACTTATATTTATAACTGTTATAAAGGTAGATCCTGTTACTTTATTCGCAATGCTAATATCAGCTACAGTTGGAGCTGTAGTAGGAGCTGGAATAGTTTCAAAATTTGATGAAAAAAAGGTTCAATTAGGTATGGGTATTGCTTTAATGATAGTTGCATGTTTAATGCTTGCGAGTCAATTGAAATTAATGCCAGTAGGTGGAACAGCTATAGGACTTACTGGGGGAAAATTAGTAATAGCGGTAATAGCTAATTTCTTTTTAGGTGCATTAATGACATTAGGAATAGGATTATATGCACCATGTATGGCTTTGGTATTTGCTCTTGGAATGAGTCCGAAAGTTGCTTTTCCAATAATGATGGGGTCCTGTGCTTATTTAATGCCCGCAGCATCAGCTAAATTTGTAAAAGAAGGAGCATATAATAGAAAAGCCTCTATGGCTATAACTATATTTGGTATTATAGCTGTACTAATAGCAGCTTATATAGTTAAAGAACTACCATTAAATATATTAACCTGGTTAGTAATAGTAGTTATTATATACACATCCACTACTATGTTTAAAGCCTATTCAAAAGGAAAAATCTAA
- a CDS encoding glycine/sarcosine/betaine reductase component B subunit, whose translation MGIGPSTKETTLHHFRDPLVEIVSNDGDIDLLGIIVAGTPQANEEKVFTGQRIGAWAEAMRADGAIVSIDGWGNSNIDFASALEAIGKRDIPVVGMSFVGTQAQFVVTNEFMDTVVDFNKSKAGIETEVVGENNVMPIDAKKALAFLKLKMKRKQN comes from the coding sequence ATGGGGATAGGACCATCTACCAAAGAAACTACATTACATCATTTTAGAGACCCTTTAGTAGAAATAGTTTCTAATGATGGAGATATAGATTTATTAGGAATTATAGTTGCAGGTACACCTCAAGCAAATGAAGAAAAGGTATTCACAGGTCAGAGGATAGGAGCTTGGGCAGAGGCTATGAGAGCTGATGGCGCTATAGTATCCATAGATGGATGGGGTAACAGTAATATAGATTTTGCCTCAGCTTTAGAGGCTATAGGTAAAAGAGATATACCGGTAGTTGGTATGAGTTTTGTAGGAACTCAAGCTCAATTTGTTGTTACAAATGAATTTATGGATACGGTGGTTGATTTTAACAAATCAAAAGCAGGTATAGAAACTGAGGTTGTAGGAGAAAACAATGTTATGCCAATAGATGCTAAAAAAGCTTTAGCATTTTTAAAATTAAAAATGAAAAGAAAACAAAACTAA
- a CDS encoding APC family permease, with the protein MKKSLTFKDMVLMTMTAILGLRWVAVSAKYGASCAVLWGIAALLFFIPSALVAAELGGKYPEQGGLSVWVTKAYGEKMGFLVSWLNWVSKLFFYPGFVTYAAVTFAYVINPSLANNKLYNLFMVLGIFWFITIWSFRGTGNSKIFAVIGGLVGSVLPALLIIILGYASAFVLKRPLATPYTLQGMIPDFSNIANLALLSSVMFGLTGAEVTAAFAGEVEDAKKTIPKAIIFCAIFITILYILCSSAITFVVSPEKIGAANGLIEAFRLITEQFGIGQWFLTLMAILMTIEALGGVSLYIMSPITMLFETSKNGVLPPFLTKTNKNGVPINALLVQGIGISIVIIVTTLLPTVNAIYSILIIMTAITGLIPYLLMFASYIRLKKMEKLQAKGESTEEFYEISKSRQFSTFVSIVGLISVIFGIVTSFFPPSDYTTTGQIAFFELLSIGGPILLSWIGWRMFSKYEEKRDKDQIQSKNNFVSK; encoded by the coding sequence ATGAAAAAGTCCTTGACATTTAAAGACATGGTTTTAATGACCATGACAGCCATTTTAGGATTAAGATGGGTAGCTGTTTCAGCTAAATATGGTGCCTCCTGTGCAGTATTATGGGGAATAGCAGCATTACTATTCTTTATTCCTAGCGCATTGGTCGCTGCAGAATTAGGAGGTAAATACCCAGAACAGGGCGGTTTAAGCGTATGGGTTACAAAAGCCTATGGTGAAAAAATGGGTTTTTTAGTATCTTGGCTTAACTGGGTTAGCAAACTATTCTTTTATCCCGGATTTGTAACATATGCAGCAGTTACATTTGCATACGTTATAAATCCAAGTCTTGCAAATAATAAACTTTATAATTTATTCATGGTTTTAGGAATCTTCTGGTTTATAACTATATGGAGTTTTAGAGGTACTGGAAATAGTAAAATATTTGCAGTTATAGGTGGACTTGTTGGCAGTGTACTTCCCGCTTTATTAATTATAATATTAGGTTACGCATCTGCTTTCGTTCTTAAGAGACCTCTTGCAACACCCTATACCCTTCAAGGAATGATACCGGATTTTAGTAATATAGCTAATTTAGCATTACTATCTTCTGTAATGTTTGGCTTAACAGGTGCTGAGGTAACAGCAGCCTTTGCTGGAGAAGTTGAAGACGCAAAAAAAACAATCCCTAAAGCAATTATATTCTGTGCTATCTTTATAACTATTTTATATATACTATGTTCATCTGCCATTACTTTTGTAGTATCACCAGAAAAAATAGGTGCTGCAAATGGACTTATAGAAGCATTTAGATTAATAACAGAGCAGTTTGGTATAGGACAATGGTTCCTAACTTTAATGGCAATACTTATGACTATAGAAGCTTTAGGTGGCGTTAGTTTATATATAATGTCTCCTATAACTATGTTATTTGAAACTAGTAAAAATGGTGTTTTACCTCCATTCTTAACAAAAACAAATAAAAATGGTGTACCAATTAATGCATTGTTAGTACAAGGTATAGGTATTTCAATAGTAATAATAGTTACAACTCTTTTACCAACAGTTAATGCTATATATTCAATACTTATAATAATGACAGCTATAACAGGCTTAATACCTTACTTATTAATGTTTGCATCTTACATTAGATTAAAGAAAATGGAGAAATTACAGGCTAAGGGAGAATCCACAGAGGAATTTTACGAAATATCAAAATCAAGACAATTTTCAACCTTTGTATCTATTGTAGGATTAATAAGCGTAATATTTGGAATTGTAACTTCATTCTTCCCACCATCAGATTATACAACCACAGGACAAATTGCATTCTTTGAATTATTAAGTATAGGTGGACCAATTCTTCTAAGCTGGATTGGTTGGAGAATGTTTAGTAAATATGAAGAAAAAAGAGATAAAGACCAAATTCAGTCCAAAAATAATTTTGTATCAAAATAA
- a CDS encoding proline racemase: protein MRAIKTIQTIESHTMGEPTRIVIGGLPKVPGKTMAEKMEYLEENNDSLRTMLMSEPRGHNDMFGAIYTEPADETADLGIIFMDGGGYLNMCGHGSIGAATCAVEMGIVKVEEPYTNIKLEAPAGMINARVKVEDGKAKETSIVNVPAFLYKKDVEIDVPDYGKLTLDISFGGSFFAMVDAEKVGIDISPANSQKLNDLGMKIVHAVNEQVEIKHPVLEHIKTVDLCEFYGPAKSEDADVQNVVVFGQGQVDRSPCGTGTSAKMALLYAQGKMKVGEEIVNESIICTKFKGKILEETKVGEYDGIIPEITGSAYVTGFSQFLVDEEDPVKYGFVLK from the coding sequence ATGAGAGCGATTAAAACAATTCAAACTATTGAATCTCACACAATGGGAGAACCAACAAGAATAGTAATAGGAGGACTTCCAAAGGTTCCAGGAAAAACAATGGCAGAAAAGATGGAATACTTAGAAGAAAATAACGATAGTTTAAGAACAATGCTTATGTCAGAACCAAGAGGACATAATGATATGTTTGGTGCTATTTATACAGAACCAGCTGATGAAACAGCAGATTTAGGTATTATATTCATGGATGGTGGCGGATACCTTAATATGTGTGGACATGGTTCAATAGGTGCAGCTACATGTGCAGTTGAAATGGGAATAGTAAAAGTAGAAGAGCCATATACAAACATAAAATTAGAAGCTCCAGCAGGAATGATTAATGCTAGAGTAAAAGTTGAAGATGGAAAAGCTAAAGAAACTTCAATTGTGAATGTTCCAGCTTTCTTATATAAAAAAGATGTAGAAATTGATGTGCCTGATTATGGGAAACTTACATTAGACATATCTTTTGGCGGAAGCTTTTTTGCTATGGTAGATGCTGAAAAAGTTGGAATAGATATTTCTCCAGCTAATTCTCAAAAATTAAATGATTTAGGAATGAAAATAGTTCATGCAGTTAACGAACAAGTTGAAATTAAACACCCAGTATTAGAACATATAAAAACAGTTGATCTTTGTGAATTTTACGGACCTGCAAAAAGTGAAGATGCAGATGTACAAAATGTAGTTGTATTTGGCCAAGGTCAAGTAGATAGATCACCTTGTGGAACTGGTACAAGTGCTAAAATGGCGTTACTATATGCTCAAGGAAAAATGAAAGTAGGAGAAGAAATAGTAAACGAAAGTATCATTTGTACTAAATTTAAAGGAAAAATATTAGAAGAAACTAAAGTTGGAGAATATGATGGTATAATACCAGAAATAACTGGTAGCGCATATGTTACTGGATTCTCTCAATTCTTAGTAGATGAAGAAGATCCAGTTAAATATGGATTTGTATTAAAATAG
- the prdD gene encoding proline reductase cluster protein PrdD, which translates to MEQEIILRRLVIKAFHITKVEFSDRTYIEDKVLYIRKDILDEILQHEDMEGQELIEKIDLNIINPKGRHKFVNSIMDFSPVATKVLGALGEGITHVLTGVQVMLTGVEECGIQVAEFGSSEGILDEQVVFGRRGTPAEDDIIVHIDVTLKNGQATNRPGPMAAHRVCDIIIQEIRNYLKKINGRYCDEKHEYFDKIRPGKKKVVIVKQVAGQGCMYDTGLFAKEPGGHIGCKSIIDMGNMPVVVSPNEYRDGILRAMN; encoded by the coding sequence GTGGAACAAGAAATCATATTGAGAAGATTAGTTATAAAAGCTTTTCATATTACTAAAGTAGAGTTTTCAGATAGGACTTACATAGAGGATAAAGTTTTGTATATAAGAAAAGATATATTAGATGAAATATTACAACATGAAGATATGGAAGGACAAGAACTAATAGAAAAAATTGATTTGAATATTATAAATCCAAAGGGAAGACATAAATTTGTGAATTCTATAATGGATTTTTCTCCAGTAGCTACTAAAGTCTTGGGAGCTTTAGGAGAGGGCATAACCCATGTGTTAACAGGGGTACAAGTAATGTTAACAGGAGTAGAAGAATGTGGTATTCAGGTAGCTGAATTTGGTTCTTCAGAAGGAATTTTAGATGAACAGGTTGTTTTTGGAAGAAGAGGAACTCCAGCAGAGGATGATATAATTGTTCATATAGATGTTACATTGAAAAATGGACAAGCTACAAATAGGCCAGGACCAATGGCGGCTCATAGAGTATGTGATATAATAATACAAGAAATTAGAAACTACCTTAAAAAAATTAATGGTAGATATTGTGATGAAAAGCATGAATATTTTGATAAAATAAGACCAGGCAAAAAGAAAGTTGTAATTGTTAAACAAGTTGCAGGTCAAGGTTGTATGTATGATACAGGATTATTTGCTAAAGAACCTGGTGGACATATCGGATGTAAATCTATAATAGATATGGGTAATATGCCTGTAGTTGTAAGTCCAAATGAATATAGAGATGGCATATTAAGGGCCATGAATTAA
- the prdC gene encoding proline reductase-associated electron transfer protein PrdC, whose product MEKLFSFPLRMHVGAPDAPCVKAGQKVKRGECIAEPNGLGAKIHTSVSGIVEKVTDKEIIIKADEAQTTEFVKIKKCDNLVDTVFEAGIVGAGGAGFPTHIKLKADNKDGYIIANCVECEPALHHNIKVIEETPELIINGVRYAMKATNSAKGYIAIKAKHPEAIASLEKALKGATDVEVKPLADLYPMGEERAIINAIFDKWLDVTQLPIEAKCIVMNAETLANITRAVEEEKPVIDKDITVIGKLKSGNKPNIFLQVPVGTPVKDLIEKSGGIDGEYGELVIGGPYTGKAGDIEKDSVTKISGGAIVTIPLPEYNGPLGLLVCACGANEERLKDVATKMNAKIAGVVDCKNIEYPKGKGNGPGKCKTPGEUPGQAAAVMQLKKDGAERILISNCSDCSNTVMQIAPKAKVPVYHHTDHIFRTIDYTLTRRLPQE is encoded by the coding sequence ATGGAAAAATTGTTTAGTTTTCCTCTAAGGATGCACGTAGGTGCACCAGATGCTCCCTGTGTAAAAGCGGGACAAAAGGTTAAAAGAGGAGAATGTATAGCAGAACCAAACGGACTTGGTGCTAAAATTCATACTAGTGTGTCCGGTATAGTAGAAAAAGTTACAGATAAAGAAATCATAATAAAAGCAGATGAAGCTCAAACAACAGAATTCGTTAAGATAAAGAAATGTGATAATTTAGTAGATACTGTATTTGAAGCAGGAATAGTTGGAGCCGGCGGAGCAGGTTTTCCAACTCATATAAAGCTAAAGGCAGATAACAAGGATGGCTATATAATAGCAAACTGTGTAGAATGTGAGCCAGCACTTCATCATAACATAAAAGTTATAGAAGAAACGCCTGAACTAATAATAAATGGTGTTAGATATGCAATGAAAGCCACTAATTCTGCAAAAGGATACATAGCTATAAAAGCTAAACATCCTGAAGCTATAGCTTCATTAGAAAAAGCTTTAAAGGGAGCTACTGATGTAGAAGTTAAACCTCTTGCTGACTTATATCCAATGGGTGAAGAAAGAGCTATAATCAATGCAATATTTGATAAGTGGTTAGATGTAACTCAGCTTCCTATAGAAGCAAAATGTATTGTAATGAACGCTGAAACTTTAGCAAACATTACAAGAGCTGTTGAAGAAGAAAAGCCAGTTATAGATAAGGATATAACTGTAATAGGAAAACTAAAATCAGGTAATAAGCCAAATATATTCTTACAAGTACCAGTGGGAACACCAGTTAAAGATTTAATAGAAAAATCTGGTGGAATAGATGGTGAATATGGTGAACTAGTAATAGGTGGACCATACACTGGAAAAGCTGGAGATATAGAAAAGGATTCTGTTACTAAAATATCCGGTGGAGCAATAGTTACAATACCATTACCAGAATATAATGGACCATTGGGACTACTAGTATGTGCCTGTGGAGCTAACGAAGAAAGATTAAAGGATGTAGCAACTAAAATGAATGCAAAAATTGCAGGAGTAGTTGATTGCAAAAACATAGAATACCCAAAGGGTAAAGGAAATGGACCAGGAAAATGTAAAACACCTGGTGAATGACCAGGCCAAGCGGCTGCAGTTATGCAGCTTAAAAAAGATGGAGCAGAAAGAATATTAATATCAAACTGTAGTGATTGTTCAAATACAGTTATGCAAATAGCTCCAAAAGCTAAGGTTCCAGTATATCATCATACTGATCATATATTTAGAACTATTGATTACACATTAACAAGAAGACTTCCACAGGAATAA
- the prdB gene encoding D-proline reductase (dithiol) protein PrdB — protein sequence MSLTITKGLQSEIFVPITPDPVWAPVTKELKDMTVAIATAAGVHLKKDKRFNLAGDFTYRLIPGDAKTADMMVSHGGYDNSDVNKDINAMFPIDRLRELVDTGFIKAVAPTHIGFMGGGGNQQKFREETGPEVAKILKEEGVDAVLMTAGUGTCHRSAVLVQRAIEKAGIPTIIIAALPPVVRQTGTPRAVAPRVPMGANAGEPNNVEMQTAIVKDTLEQLIKIPSAGKIVPLPYEYIAKV from the coding sequence ATGAGTTTAACTATTACAAAAGGTTTACAATCAGAAATATTTGTTCCTATAACTCCAGACCCAGTATGGGCACCAGTAACAAAGGAACTAAAAGATATGACAGTAGCCATAGCTACTGCAGCAGGGGTTCACTTAAAGAAAGATAAAAGATTTAACTTAGCAGGTGACTTCACATATAGATTAATACCAGGAGATGCAAAGACAGCAGATATGATGGTATCACACGGTGGATATGATAACTCAGACGTTAACAAAGATATAAATGCCATGTTCCCAATAGACAGATTAAGAGAATTGGTAGATACTGGCTTTATAAAAGCAGTTGCTCCAACTCATATAGGATTCATGGGTGGCGGTGGAAACCAACAAAAATTCAGAGAAGAAACAGGCCCAGAAGTTGCTAAAATCTTAAAAGAAGAAGGAGTAGATGCTGTATTAATGACTGCTGGATGAGGAACTTGTCATAGATCTGCAGTTTTAGTGCAGAGAGCGATTGAAAAAGCAGGAATTCCTACAATAATAATAGCCGCGCTTCCACCGGTTGTTAGACAAACTGGTACACCAAGAGCGGTTGCACCAAGAGTTCCAATGGGAGCTAATGCGGGAGAACCTAATAATGTGGAAATGCAAACAGCAATAGTAAAAGATACATTAGAACAATTAATTAAGATTCCTTCAGCAGGAAAAATAGTTCCATTACCATACGAATATATAGCAAAAGTTTAG
- a CDS encoding CBO2463/CBO2479 domain-containing protein: MDLKYGDKIIEMEGVIVEVSDGAVAIDFKGRLGYLRIPRRMIISDYELKVGQEIGLNMSFVEVLSDKINEKYVSNLEIQKRRGVKPEDRWK, translated from the coding sequence ATGGATTTAAAATACGGTGATAAAATCATAGAAATGGAAGGCGTTATCGTAGAAGTATCTGATGGTGCAGTAGCTATAGATTTTAAAGGAAGACTTGGTTATTTAAGAATACCAAGGAGAATGATAATATCCGATTATGAATTAAAAGTAGGTCAAGAAATTGGACTTAATATGAGTTTTGTAGAAGTATTATCTGATAAAATAAATGAAAAATACGTAAGTAATTTAGAAATACAAAAAAGACGAGGGGTAAAACCTGAGGATAGATGGAAATAA
- a CDS encoding fused N-dimethylarginine dimethylaminohydrolase/saccharopine dehydrogenase domain-containing protein yields MSFQLPKFTPPDFTQDVLVKAPDVKIGEVEKDGVAPQGFHITSVLPEYFKVKGEWILPIQTSLDCAAIVKDDNTVEVVEFRSLKVGDKVILGKSVDGSEGIYKYAEGFDSIPKVGFGRTVESSFSKDYKELYEILKYEKENNGHIVWVLGPAVVFDYDTRVALSELAEKGFVNALMAGNAMATHDLEGGLLGTALGQNIYTQESVPMGHYNHLDLINEARRAGSIEALLSEGNVKDGFIKACIEHNIPIVLAGSIRDDGPLPPVYHNVTSGLDAMKEQAQKATVIICLATVLHSVATANLASSYKVVDGKVRPVYVYSIDIAEYAVNQVATAREHVGVKTIVTNVQDFVVNVQKNVLR; encoded by the coding sequence ATGAGTTTTCAATTACCAAAATTTACACCACCAGATTTTACACAAGATGTTCTTGTTAAGGCACCAGATGTTAAAATAGGTGAAGTTGAAAAAGATGGAGTAGCTCCTCAAGGATTTCATATAACTTCTGTATTACCAGAATATTTTAAGGTTAAAGGTGAATGGATTTTACCAATTCAAACATCTTTAGATTGTGCTGCAATAGTTAAAGATGACAACACTGTAGAAGTTGTAGAATTCAGAAGCCTTAAAGTTGGAGACAAAGTTATATTAGGAAAATCTGTAGATGGAAGCGAAGGTATCTACAAATATGCTGAAGGTTTCGATAGCATACCAAAAGTTGGATTTGGAAGAACTGTTGAATCATCTTTCTCAAAAGACTACAAAGAATTATATGAAATATTAAAATATGAAAAAGAAAACAATGGACATATAGTTTGGGTTTTAGGACCTGCAGTTGTATTTGACTATGATACTAGAGTAGCTTTATCAGAACTTGCTGAAAAAGGGTTTGTAAACGCTCTTATGGCTGGTAACGCTATGGCTACTCATGATTTAGAAGGAGGACTTTTAGGTACTGCTTTAGGACAAAATATATACACTCAAGAATCAGTTCCAATGGGTCACTATAATCACTTAGACCTTATAAACGAAGCTAGAAGAGCTGGATCTATAGAAGCTCTACTTTCTGAAGGAAACGTTAAAGATGGATTTATAAAAGCTTGTATAGAACATAATATTCCAATAGTTCTTGCAGGATCAATAAGAGATGATGGTCCACTTCCTCCAGTTTATCACAATGTAACCTCTGGACTTGATGCTATGAAAGAACAAGCTCAAAAGGCAACTGTTATAATTTGTCTTGCTACAGTTCTTCACTCAGTAGCAACTGCAAACTTAGCTTCATCTTATAAAGTTGTAGATGGTAAGGTAAGACCAGTATATGTTTACTCTATAGATATTGCTGAATATGCAGTTAACCAAGTAGCAACAGCTAGAGAACATGTAGGTGTTAAAACAATAGTTACTAATGTTCAGGATTTTGTTGTTAATGTTCAAAAGAACGTTCTTAGATAA
- a CDS encoding sulfite exporter TauE/SafE family protein has translation MITKLLLSVLLVLTSYFLFFFLKDYFKSLKKGNLEDNNFFIVGIIGLVVNFFDTLGIGSFAPLTSMLKFFKQTEDKVIPGTLNVGCTVPMILQAFIFMTGIKVEPVTLISMILAAMIGSLFGAEIVSKLDEKKVQFCMGVSLLIVALIILAGQLNLMPAGGNDIGLHGTKLIIAIIGNFILGILMTVGIGLYAPCMALVCVLGMNPKVAFPIMMGSCAFLLPMSSTKFVKNNAYDKKASVSISTFGVVGVLIAAFIVKELPVRALTWMVVCVIMYTSITMFKAYYSKKESYKAREELA, from the coding sequence ATGATAACAAAATTATTATTATCAGTATTACTAGTTTTGACAAGCTATTTTTTATTTTTCTTTTTAAAGGATTACTTTAAATCATTAAAAAAAGGTAATCTAGAAGACAATAATTTTTTTATTGTAGGAATTATAGGTTTAGTAGTAAATTTTTTTGATACATTAGGTATAGGGAGCTTTGCGCCGTTAACATCTATGCTTAAGTTTTTTAAACAAACAGAGGATAAAGTAATACCAGGAACTTTAAATGTAGGATGCACTGTGCCTATGATTTTACAAGCTTTTATATTTATGACAGGCATAAAGGTGGAACCTGTAACATTAATTTCTATGATACTAGCTGCTATGATAGGTTCTTTATTTGGCGCGGAAATAGTATCAAAATTAGATGAAAAAAAAGTGCAATTTTGCATGGGGGTATCTCTTCTAATTGTAGCTTTAATAATTTTAGCAGGACAATTAAATTTAATGCCAGCAGGTGGTAATGATATAGGTCTTCATGGTACTAAATTGATAATAGCTATAATAGGTAATTTTATTTTAGGTATACTTATGACAGTAGGTATAGGATTGTATGCTCCATGCATGGCTTTAGTGTGTGTGCTAGGTATGAATCCAAAGGTAGCTTTTCCAATAATGATGGGATCCTGTGCATTTTTATTACCTATGTCATCAACAAAGTTTGTAAAAAATAATGCTTATGATAAAAAGGCTTCTGTATCTATAAGTACATTTGGAGTGGTAGGAGTTTTAATAGCAGCATTTATAGTGAAAGAACTTCCTGTTAGAGCTTTAACTTGGATGGTTGTTTGTGTAATAATGTATACTTCTATTACTATGTTTAAAGCTTATTATTCTAAAAAAGAAAGTTATAAAGCTAGAGAGGAATTAGCTTAA